In Nitrospirota bacterium, the following are encoded in one genomic region:
- a CDS encoding NifU family protein — MDRGGDIERIKEIIEEVKPQFTLMGGDVEFMDVQGEKVRIRPVGYCYR; from the coding sequence ATGGACCGCGGGGGAGACATCGAGCGCATCAAGGAAATCATCGAGGAAGTAAAGCCGCAGTTTACCCTCATGGGAGGGGACGTCGAGTTCATGGACGTCCAGGGCGAGAAGGTCCGCATCCGGCCCGTGGGGTACTGCTACCGCTGA
- a CDS encoding TIGR01212 family radical SAM protein (This family includes YhcC from E. coli K-12, an uncharacterized radical SAM protein.), with translation MRQRYNSFGSWAKHTFGAMVQKVNVDAGFTCPNRDGTLNVTGCTYCNNESFKPGACRPTLPVGEQVRGGIAYLGRRYGARKFLAYFQAYTNTYAPVETLESLYREALAQPSVVGLAVGTRPDCVDEEKLALLEDIARESFVLLEYGLQSIHDKSLRYVNRGHDYACFLRALDMTRGRGIHVGAHTIVGFPTESREETLQIADEVSHLGLGFLKIHQLQVIEGTPLAENYRREPFPVLGYEEFLDFLAEFIERLSPGIVLQRLFATAPDDILIAPRWGRSRHRILRDVERRLRERDTWQGKRLKSPTRIG, from the coding sequence ATGCGCCAGCGGTACAACTCCTTCGGTTCGTGGGCGAAGCACACCTTCGGCGCCATGGTCCAGAAGGTCAACGTCGATGCGGGTTTCACCTGCCCCAACCGGGACGGTACCCTGAACGTCACGGGGTGCACCTACTGCAACAACGAGAGCTTCAAGCCCGGGGCCTGCCGCCCCACCCTGCCCGTGGGCGAGCAGGTCCGCGGGGGCATCGCCTATCTCGGACGCCGTTACGGAGCCCGGAAGTTTCTGGCCTATTTTCAGGCCTATACCAACACGTATGCCCCGGTGGAGACCCTGGAGAGCCTCTACAGGGAGGCCCTGGCCCAGCCCTCCGTGGTGGGCCTGGCCGTCGGCACCAGGCCGGACTGCGTGGACGAGGAGAAGCTGGCCCTCCTTGAGGACATCGCCCGCGAGAGCTTCGTCCTTCTGGAGTACGGCCTTCAAAGCATTCACGACAAGTCCCTCCGGTACGTCAACCGCGGGCACGATTACGCCTGTTTCCTCCGCGCCCTGGACATGACCCGGGGGCGGGGCATCCACGTGGGGGCCCATACCATCGTGGGTTTCCCCACGGAGAGCAGGGAAGAGACCCTCCAGATAGCCGACGAGGTCTCGCATCTGGGGCTCGGTTTCCTGAAGATACACCAGCTCCAGGTCATAGAGGGCACGCCCCTTGCCGAGAACTACCGGCGCGAGCCCTTCCCCGTGCTGGGCTACGAGGAATTCCTCGATTTCCTGGCGGAGTTCATCGAGCGGCTCTCGCCCGGCATCGTGCTTCAGAGGCTCTTTGCCACCGCTCCCGACGATATCCTCATCGCCCCCCGGTGGGGACGGAGCAGGCACCGGATTCTCCGGGACGTGGAAAGGCGCCTTCGTGAGCGGGACACCTGGCAGGGAAAACGGTTGAAATCCCCCACCCGGATAGGGTAG